In one window of Azotobacter salinestris DNA:
- a CDS encoding SIMPL domain-containing protein (The SIMPL domain is named for its presence in mouse protein SIMPL (signalling molecule that associates with mouse pelle-like kinase). Bacterial member BP26, from Brucella, was shown to assemble into a channel-like structure, while YggE from E. coli has been associated with resistance to oxidative stress.) produces the protein MPRLRLAPLALAALASLPAQAEDAPRYNRISLHAEASREIAHDLMLVTLYAEAQHKDPGQLAGDITRLLNGALERARQVAGVKASLGNRNSHPVYDDQGRRIVAWRERAELRLESADFAALSRLSADLLGELRIGDMRFAIADATRKKSEDALLQDAVKAFGERAQLATRALGGSGYKLVSLNLNSSGIAPPPFARATMMKTMDREAGAPVQEIEAGSSQVSISADGVIEVQMP, from the coding sequence ATGCCCCGCCTCCGCCTCGCCCCCCTCGCCCTCGCCGCCCTGGCCAGCCTGCCGGCCCAGGCCGAGGACGCCCCCCGCTACAACCGGATCTCCCTGCACGCCGAGGCGAGCCGGGAGATCGCCCACGACCTGATGCTGGTGACCCTCTACGCCGAAGCCCAGCACAAGGACCCGGGCCAGTTGGCCGGCGACATCACCCGCCTCCTCAACGGCGCGCTGGAGCGGGCGCGCCAGGTGGCGGGGGTGAAGGCCAGCCTCGGCAACCGCAACAGCCATCCGGTCTACGACGATCAGGGCCGCCGGATCGTCGCCTGGCGCGAGCGTGCCGAGCTGCGCCTGGAAAGCGCCGACTTCGCCGCCCTGTCCCGGCTGAGCGCCGACCTGCTCGGCGAGCTGCGGATCGGCGACATGCGCTTCGCCATCGCCGATGCGACGCGCAAGAAGAGCGAGGACGCCCTGCTGCAGGACGCCGTGAAGGCCTTCGGCGAGCGTGCCCAGCTCGCCACCCGGGCGCTCGGCGGCAGCGGCTACAAGCTGGTCAGCCTGAACCTCAACAGCAGCGGGATTGCCCCGCCGCCCTTTGCCCGCGCCACCATGATGAAGACCATGGACCGCGAGGCGGGCGCGCCGGTGCAGGAGATCGAGGCCGGCAGCAGCCAGGTGAGCATCAGCGCCGACGGCGTGATCGAGGTGCAGATGCCCTGA
- the gatB gene encoding Asp-tRNA(Asn)/Glu-tRNA(Gln) amidotransferase subunit GatB — translation MQWETVIGLEIHAQLATRSKIFSGSATSFGAEPNTQASLIDLGMPGTLPVLNEEAVRMAVRFGLAIEAEIGHTNVFARKNYFYPDLPKGYQTSQMDKPIVGKGHLDITLEDGTVKRIGITRAHLEEDAGKSLHEDFHGMTGIDLNRAGTPLLEIVSEPDIRSAKEAVAYVKAIHALVRYLGICDGNMAEGSLRCDCNVSVRPKGQEAFGTRAEIKNVNSFRFIEKAINHEIQRQIELIEDGGKVVQETRLYDPNKDETRSMRGKEEANDYRYFPCPDLLPVVLEESFLEAVRESLPELPNEKRARFESQYGLSVYDASVLSASREMAEYFEAVFEVCGDAKLAANWVMGELSSLLNKEGLEIEQSPVSAAQLGGLIQRIQDNTISGKIAKMVFEALAAGEGASADEIIEKKGLKQVTDSGAIEAMLDEVLAANTAQVEQYRVADEAKRAKMFGFFVGQAMKASKGKANPGQVNELLKKKLEG, via the coding sequence ATGCAATGGGAAACCGTGATCGGGCTGGAAATCCACGCACAGCTCGCCACCCGCTCGAAGATCTTCTCCGGCAGCGCCACCAGCTTCGGCGCCGAGCCCAATACCCAGGCCAGCCTGATCGACCTCGGCATGCCGGGCACCCTGCCGGTGCTCAACGAGGAAGCGGTGCGCATGGCGGTCCGCTTCGGCCTGGCCATCGAGGCGGAAATCGGCCACACCAACGTCTTCGCCCGCAAGAACTACTTCTACCCGGACCTGCCCAAGGGCTATCAGACCAGCCAGATGGACAAGCCCATCGTCGGCAAGGGCCATCTGGACATCACTCTGGAGGACGGCACGGTCAAGCGCATCGGCATCACCCGCGCGCACCTGGAAGAGGACGCCGGCAAGAGTCTGCACGAAGACTTCCATGGCATGACCGGCATCGATCTCAACCGCGCCGGTACGCCGCTCCTGGAGATCGTCTCCGAACCGGACATCCGTTCGGCCAAGGAGGCTGTGGCCTACGTCAAGGCGATCCACGCGCTGGTCCGCTATCTCGGCATCTGCGACGGCAACATGGCCGAGGGCTCGCTGCGCTGCGACTGCAACGTCTCAGTGCGCCCCAAGGGCCAGGAAGCCTTCGGCACCCGCGCCGAAATCAAGAACGTCAACTCCTTCCGTTTCATCGAGAAGGCGATCAACCACGAGATCCAGCGGCAGATCGAGCTGATCGAGGACGGCGGCAAGGTGGTTCAGGAAACCCGCCTGTACGACCCGAACAAGGACGAGACGCGCTCCATGCGCGGCAAGGAGGAGGCCAACGACTACCGCTACTTCCCCTGCCCCGATCTGCTGCCGGTGGTGCTGGAGGAGAGCTTCCTCGAGGCCGTGCGCGAAAGCCTGCCGGAGCTGCCCAACGAGAAGCGCGCACGCTTCGAGAGCCAATACGGCCTGTCCGTCTACGATGCCAGCGTGCTCTCGGCCAGCCGCGAGATGGCCGAGTACTTCGAAGCGGTTTTCGAGGTCTGCGGCGATGCCAAGCTGGCGGCCAACTGGGTGATGGGCGAGCTGTCCAGCCTGCTCAACAAGGAAGGCCTGGAGATCGAGCAGTCGCCGGTATCCGCCGCGCAGCTAGGCGGCCTGATCCAGCGCATCCAGGACAACACCATCTCCGGCAAGATCGCCAAGATGGTGTTCGAGGCCCTGGCTGCCGGCGAAGGCGCCAGCGCCGATGAAATCATCGAGAAGAAGGGCCTAAAGCAGGTCACCGACAGCGGTGCCATCGAGGCGATGCTGGATGAAGTGCTGGCTGCCAACACCGCCCAGGTCGAGCAGTACCGCGTCGCCGACGAAGCCAAGCGCGCCAAGATGTTCGGCTTCTTCGTCGGCCAGGCGATGAAGGCCTCCAAGGGCAAGGCCAACCCCGGCCAGGTGAACGAACTGCTGAAGAAGAAGCTCGAAGGCTGA
- a CDS encoding calcium/sodium antiporter yields the protein MTLMTFVYLIAGLALLVAGAEALVRGAARLAARFGIPPLVIGLTVVAFGTSAPEMAVSVQSASGGQGDLAVGNVLGSNIFNVLMILGLSALVIPLTVSRQLIRIDVPIMIGASLLAWLLAVDQSYGRLDGLLLFGSLLAYIAFQIRSSLHAKSNGETNEFEEEYGARAEGRFAVLGHLALVVLGLVLLVWGSDLLVDAAVTLARALGLSELVIGLTIIAAGTSLPELATSVMAAFKGERDIAVGNIVGSNLFNLLCVLGLAGLVAPGPVSVSPNALAFDYPVMVAVAVACLPIFFTGYRINRWEGLLFFGYYLAYAAYQVLFATGASAVALLHSALVWYALPLTALTLLVIAARAWHRQR from the coding sequence ATGACCCTCATGACTTTCGTCTACCTGATCGCCGGCCTGGCCCTGCTGGTCGCCGGCGCCGAGGCTCTGGTCCGCGGCGCCGCGCGTCTGGCCGCCCGTTTCGGCATCCCGCCGCTGGTCATCGGCCTGACCGTGGTCGCCTTCGGCACCAGCGCCCCGGAGATGGCGGTCAGCGTGCAGTCGGCCAGCGGCGGGCAGGGCGACCTCGCTGTGGGCAACGTCCTCGGCAGCAACATCTTCAACGTGCTGATGATCCTCGGGCTGTCCGCGCTGGTCATTCCCTTGACGGTATCGCGCCAGTTGATCCGCATCGACGTGCCGATCATGATCGGCGCCAGCCTGCTGGCCTGGCTGCTGGCCGTCGACCAGAGCTACGGCCGTCTGGACGGCCTGTTGCTGTTCGGCAGCCTGCTCGCCTACATCGCCTTCCAGATCCGCAGCAGCCTGCACGCCAAGAGCAACGGCGAAACCAACGAATTCGAAGAGGAATACGGCGCAAGGGCCGAGGGGCGCTTCGCCGTCCTCGGTCATCTGGCGCTGGTCGTCCTCGGCCTGGTTCTGCTGGTCTGGGGCTCCGACCTGCTGGTCGACGCCGCAGTGACCCTGGCCCGGGCGCTCGGCCTCTCGGAGCTGGTGATCGGCCTGACCATCATCGCCGCCGGCACCTCGCTGCCGGAGCTGGCCACCTCGGTGATGGCCGCCTTCAAGGGCGAGCGCGACATCGCCGTGGGCAACATCGTCGGCAGCAACCTCTTCAACCTGCTCTGCGTGCTCGGTCTGGCCGGCCTGGTCGCCCCGGGGCCAGTCAGCGTGTCGCCCAACGCCCTGGCCTTCGACTACCCGGTGATGGTCGCGGTGGCGGTGGCCTGCCTGCCGATCTTCTTCACCGGCTACCGCATCAACCGCTGGGAGGGCCTGCTGTTCTTCGGCTACTACCTGGCCTACGCCGCCTACCAGGTGCTGTTCGCCACCGGCGCCTCGGCCGTCGCCCTGCTGCACAGCGCACTGGTCTGGTACGCGCTGCCGCTGACCGCACTGACCCTGCTGGTCATCGCCGCTCGCGCCTGGCACCGGCAGCGCTGA
- a CDS encoding response regulator transcription factor: MSEHPIEGEEQQPHLLLVDDDTTFTRVMMRAMTRRGFRVSCASSAEEGLELATQDVPDYAVLDLKMEGDSGLVLLPKLLELDSEMRVLILTGYSSIATAVEAIKRGACNYLCKPADADDVLTALLSEHVDLNSLVPDNPMSVDRLQWEHIQRVLSENDGNISATARALGMHRRTLQRKLQKRPVRR, translated from the coding sequence ATGAGTGAGCATCCGATCGAGGGAGAAGAGCAGCAGCCGCATCTGCTGCTGGTGGACGACGATACGACCTTCACCCGGGTCATGATGCGGGCCATGACCCGCCGCGGCTTCCGGGTGAGCTGCGCCAGTTCGGCGGAGGAGGGGCTGGAGCTGGCGACCCAGGACGTGCCCGACTATGCCGTGCTGGACCTCAAGATGGAGGGCGACTCGGGGCTGGTGCTGCTGCCCAAGCTGCTCGAGCTGGACAGCGAGATGCGCGTGCTGATCCTCACCGGCTACTCGAGCATCGCCACCGCGGTGGAGGCGATCAAGCGCGGGGCCTGCAACTACCTGTGCAAGCCGGCTGACGCCGACGACGTACTCACCGCGCTGCTTTCCGAGCATGTCGACCTGAACAGCCTGGTGCCGGACAACCCCATGTCGGTGGATCGCCTGCAGTGGGAGCACATCCAGCGCGTACTCAGCGAGAACGACGGCAACATCTCCGCCACCGCCCGGGCCCTGGGCATGCACCGGCGCACCCTGCAGCGCAAGCTGCAGAAGCGCCCGGTCCGTCGCTGA
- a CDS encoding ABC transporter substrate-binding protein — MPRRPTALLLAGLLAGAVQAAPSSLVVCTEGSPEGFDIVQYTAAVSADASAETVFDRLLRFAPGGTELLPALAERWEVSADGLEYTFQLRRGVKFQRTPWFAPSREFNADDVIWSFRRQIDPAHPWHKLSPRGFPYAESMAVGELIARIDRLDDHRVRFVLRYPEAPFLANLAMGFASIYPAEYADRLLAAGTPERLNSQPVGTGPFIFERYEKDAQVRFRRNPDYWDGAPAIERLIFAITPEPNVRVQKLKAGDCQIALYPRPVDLPGLRRDPRIAVLEDEPLLVAYIGINTRHPPLDDVRVRQALNLALDKAAYLRAQYGEDGAAPAAAPYPPSLWGSDPALAGWPHDPEWARTLLAEAGHAQGLKLSIWTRPGGGPTNPNPGIGAQLLQADLAAIGIQAEIRVLEWGELIKRAKNGEHDLVFMGWAGDNGDPDNFLTPNLSCTAAASGENQAGWCDERFDALLREARRTTDQAQRAALYRQALAIFHEQAPWIPLAHPREFAAVRRDVEGFVISPLGTNNFAGVRRTPASDPE, encoded by the coding sequence ATGCCCCGACGCCCGACCGCCCTCCTCCTCGCCGGCCTGCTCGCCGGCGCCGTCCAGGCTGCACCGAGCAGCCTGGTGGTCTGCACCGAAGGCAGCCCGGAAGGCTTCGACATCGTCCAGTACACCGCCGCCGTCAGCGCCGATGCCTCGGCGGAGACGGTGTTCGACCGCCTGCTGCGCTTCGCCCCCGGCGGCACCGAGCTGCTGCCCGCCCTCGCCGAACGCTGGGAGGTATCCGCCGACGGCCTCGAATACACCTTCCAGCTGCGCCGCGGCGTGAAGTTCCAGCGCACCCCCTGGTTCGCGCCGAGCCGGGAGTTCAACGCCGACGACGTGATCTGGAGCTTCCGGCGCCAGATCGACCCCGCGCACCCCTGGCACAAGCTGTCGCCGCGCGGCTTCCCCTATGCCGAGTCGATGGCCGTCGGCGAGCTGATAGCACGCATCGACCGGCTCGACGACCATCGCGTGCGCTTCGTCCTGCGCTACCCGGAAGCGCCCTTCCTGGCCAACCTGGCGATGGGCTTCGCCTCCATCTACCCGGCCGAGTACGCCGACCGGCTGCTGGCGGCCGGCACCCCGGAGCGCCTCAACAGCCAGCCGGTGGGCACGGGCCCCTTCATCTTCGAGCGCTACGAGAAGGACGCCCAGGTGCGCTTCCGGCGCAACCCCGACTACTGGGACGGCGCACCGGCCATCGAGCGGCTGATCTTCGCCATCACCCCCGAGCCCAACGTGCGGGTGCAGAAGCTCAAGGCCGGCGACTGCCAGATCGCCCTCTACCCGCGTCCGGTGGATTTGCCCGGTCTGCGCAGGGACCCACGCATCGCGGTGCTGGAGGACGAGCCGCTGCTGGTCGCCTACATCGGCATCAACACCCGTCACCCGCCGCTCGACGATGTGCGGGTGCGCCAGGCGCTCAACCTCGCCCTCGACAAGGCCGCCTACCTGCGCGCCCAGTACGGCGAGGACGGCGCCGCCCCGGCGGCGGCGCCCTACCCGCCGAGCCTGTGGGGCTCCGACCCGGCGCTCGCCGGCTGGCCCCACGATCCGGAGTGGGCCCGCACCCTGCTGGCCGAGGCCGGACACGCCCAAGGACTGAAGCTGAGCATCTGGACCCGCCCCGGCGGCGGGCCGACCAATCCCAACCCCGGCATCGGCGCCCAGTTGCTGCAGGCCGACCTGGCCGCTATCGGCATCCAGGCGGAGATCCGCGTGCTGGAATGGGGCGAGCTGATCAAGCGGGCGAAGAACGGCGAGCACGACCTGGTGTTCATGGGCTGGGCCGGCGACAACGGCGATCCGGACAACTTCCTCACCCCCAATCTGTCCTGCACCGCCGCCGCCTCCGGCGAAAACCAGGCCGGCTGGTGCGACGAACGGTTCGACGCCCTGCTGCGCGAAGCGCGCCGCACGACCGACCAGGCGCAGCGCGCTGCGCTCTACCGCCAGGCCCTGGCGATCTTCCACGAGCAGGCGCCCTGGATTCCCCTGGCCCATCCCCGCGAGTTCGCCGCCGTGCGCCGCGACGTCGAGGGCTTCGTGATCAGCCCGCTGGGCACCAACAACTTCGCCGGGGTGCGCCGCACTCCGGCCAGCGACCCGGAGTGA
- a CDS encoding ATP-binding protein translates to MLAPVQMLSASRHNLRRLILIRVLVLGAQAGSVGLAYLTDLLPLPWLALAVTLSLSAMLCLAAALRLHMQWPVTDLEYAGHLACDLIIHSLLLYFTGGPTNPFVSYYLVPLTIAAATLPRRHTVMLAGLALVAYTLLVFWYNPTTLPPEHRVTLLVYGMWLSFALAAGLITFFVGRMAGELRRQEEFQATRREESMRDQQLLAVAAQAAGAAHELGTPLATMSVLITELRQEHDDPLLQEDLAVLQEQVKLCKDTLQQLVRAAEADRMQTVQEQSAAAWLETALNRWHLMRPEASYRYEILGTGSMPRLAPAPDLTQSLLNLLNNAADACPDDLDICLDWDIEELCISIRNHGEGVPLAIAEQLGKPFFTTKGKGFGLGLFLSQASVTRAGGSVKLYNHEEGGTLTELRLPRLGPGDYYE, encoded by the coding sequence ATGCTCGCACCCGTTCAAATGTTGTCGGCCAGCCGCCACAATCTCCGCCGGCTCATCCTGATCCGCGTTCTCGTGCTGGGCGCCCAGGCCGGTTCGGTCGGGCTCGCCTATCTCACCGACCTGCTGCCGTTGCCCTGGCTGGCGCTCGCGGTCACCCTCAGCCTGTCGGCCATGCTCTGCCTGGCTGCTGCCCTGCGCCTGCACATGCAGTGGCCGGTGACCGATCTGGAATATGCCGGGCATCTGGCCTGCGATCTGATCATCCACAGCCTGCTGCTGTATTTCACCGGCGGCCCGACCAACCCCTTCGTCTCCTATTACCTGGTGCCGCTGACCATCGCTGCGGCGACCCTGCCCAGACGGCATACGGTGATGCTCGCCGGCCTGGCGCTGGTGGCCTATACCCTGCTGGTGTTCTGGTACAACCCGACCACCCTGCCGCCGGAGCATCGCGTCACCCTGCTGGTCTACGGCATGTGGCTGAGCTTCGCCCTGGCGGCAGGGCTGATCACCTTCTTCGTCGGCCGGATGGCCGGCGAGCTGCGTCGCCAGGAGGAGTTCCAGGCGACGCGCCGCGAGGAGAGCATGCGCGACCAGCAGCTGCTGGCGGTGGCCGCCCAGGCGGCCGGCGCCGCCCACGAGCTGGGCACGCCGCTGGCGACCATGAGCGTGCTGATCACCGAGCTGCGTCAGGAGCACGACGATCCGCTGCTGCAGGAGGATCTGGCGGTGCTGCAGGAGCAGGTGAAGCTGTGCAAGGACACCCTGCAGCAACTGGTGCGCGCCGCCGAGGCGGATCGCATGCAGACGGTTCAGGAGCAGAGCGCGGCGGCCTGGCTGGAAACGGCGCTCAATCGCTGGCATCTGATGCGCCCGGAGGCGAGCTATCGCTACGAGATCCTCGGCACGGGTTCCATGCCGCGGCTGGCGCCGGCGCCGGACCTGACCCAGTCGCTGCTCAACCTGCTCAACAACGCCGCCGACGCCTGTCCGGACGACCTGGACATCTGCCTCGACTGGGACATCGAGGAGCTGTGCATCAGTATCCGCAACCATGGCGAAGGCGTGCCGCTGGCGATTGCCGAGCAACTGGGCAAGCCTTTCTTTACCACCAAGGGCAAGGGCTTCGGCCTCGGCCTGTTCCTGAGCCAGGCCAGCGTGACCCGCGCTGGCGGTTCGGTGAAACTCTACAACCATGAGGAGGGCGGCACGCTGACCGAGTTGCGTCTGCCGCGCCTGGGTCCAGGAGACTACTATGAGTGA
- a CDS encoding septal ring lytic transglycosylase RlpA family protein, protein MLRTLPLTLLLVLLAGYASPQLEAARYSAKGLASHYAAHHHGKRTASGELVDRNALTAAHRSLPLGSRVRVTSLRTRRSVVVRINDRGPHARGRIIDLSYKAARQLEMLNAGVAMVRLELLDN, encoded by the coding sequence ATGCTGCGAACACTGCCACTCACCCTCCTGCTCGTCCTGCTTGCCGGTTACGCCTCGCCACAGCTTGAGGCCGCTCGCTACAGTGCCAAGGGCCTGGCCTCCCACTATGCGGCCCATCATCACGGCAAACGCACCGCCAGTGGCGAGCTGGTGGACCGCAATGCCCTCACGGCCGCCCATCGCAGCCTGCCGCTCGGCAGTCGGGTGCGGGTGACCAGCCTGCGCACTCGCCGCAGCGTGGTGGTGCGCATCAATGACCGCGGTCCCCATGCTCGCGGCCGGATCATCGACCTGTCCTACAAGGCTGCCCGCCAGCTGGAAATGCTGAATGCCGGCGTGGCCATGGTGCGCCTGGAACTCCTCGACAACTGA
- a CDS encoding AEC family transporter has protein sequence MLALFSQTLGITAPVFAMLFLGVLLRRLGWIDVAFINTASTLVFKGTMPTMLFLAILKADLDTALQPVLLGYFALASLGGFLLAWAWSLWRCPRADRGVYVQGAFRGNNGIVGLALATSMYGDYGLSLGGVLAGAVILIYNTLASVVLALYSPNARTDPWSIAKSVLGNPLIIGVLAAIPFAYWHVGLPAWLLTSGDYFAQMTLPLALICIGGTISLAALRESGAMALGASLWKMIWLPLLATLGAWACGFRGAELGVLFLYFASPTAAASFVMARAVGGNHQLAAGIVVITTLMAAVTTNIGIFVLQWLGWI, from the coding sequence ATGCTCGCGCTGTTCTCGCAAACTCTGGGCATCACCGCGCCGGTGTTCGCCATGCTGTTTCTCGGCGTCCTGCTGCGGCGTCTCGGCTGGATCGATGTCGCCTTCATCAATACGGCCTCGACGCTGGTGTTCAAGGGCACCATGCCGACCATGCTGTTCCTCGCGATCCTCAAGGCCGATCTGGATACGGCATTGCAGCCGGTGCTGCTCGGCTATTTCGCTCTCGCTTCCCTGGGAGGCTTCCTGCTCGCCTGGGCCTGGTCGCTGTGGCGCTGTCCGCGCGCCGACCGCGGCGTCTATGTCCAGGGGGCGTTTCGCGGCAACAACGGCATCGTCGGCCTGGCCCTGGCCACCAGCATGTACGGCGACTACGGCCTGTCCCTCGGTGGGGTGCTGGCCGGGGCGGTGATCCTGATCTACAACACGCTGGCCTCGGTGGTGCTGGCGCTCTACAGCCCGAACGCCCGAACCGATCCCTGGAGCATCGCCAAGAGCGTTCTCGGCAATCCGCTGATCATCGGCGTGCTGGCGGCGATCCCGTTCGCCTACTGGCATGTCGGCCTGCCGGCCTGGCTGCTCACCTCCGGCGACTACTTCGCGCAGATGACCCTGCCGCTGGCGCTGATCTGCATCGGCGGCACCATCTCCCTTGCGGCGCTGCGCGAGAGCGGCGCCATGGCGCTCGGCGCCAGTCTGTGGAAGATGATCTGGCTGCCCCTGCTGGCGACGCTCGGTGCCTGGGCCTGCGGTTTCCGTGGCGCCGAGCTCGGGGTGCTGTTTCTTTATTTCGCCAGCCCGACCGCCGCGGCCAGCTTCGTCATGGCCAGGGCGGTGGGCGGCAATCACCAGCTGGCCGCGGGCATAGTGGTGATCACCACGCTGATGGCGGCGGTGACCACCAATATCGGCATCTTCGTCCTGCAGTGGCTCGGCTGGATCTGA